A window of Natrinema versiforme contains these coding sequences:
- the psmB gene encoding archaeal proteasome endopeptidase complex subunit beta, with amino-acid sequence MRTPTHDSDFSRTVDQLADDPNPYEPEVGSMPQNDLTQADLDNVNKTGTTTIGISTADGVIIATDMRASLGGRFVSNKNVQKVEQIHPTAALTLVGSVGGAQSFISTLRAEVNLYEARRGEGMSIDALATLAGNFARGGPFFAIHPILGGVDEEGSHVYSIDPAGGVMEDDYTVTGSGMQLAYGHLEQAYEPDMSNEEAKTVAARGIKSAVERDTGSGNGVFLAEITDEGVDIHGHHDFDEVL; translated from the coding sequence ATGCGTACGCCCACACACGACTCCGATTTCTCTCGGACGGTCGACCAGTTGGCCGACGATCCGAACCCCTACGAGCCGGAGGTCGGATCGATGCCCCAGAACGACCTGACGCAGGCCGATCTGGACAACGTCAACAAGACCGGGACGACGACGATCGGCATCTCCACCGCCGACGGCGTCATCATCGCGACGGACATGCGCGCCAGCCTCGGTGGCCGCTTCGTCTCGAACAAGAACGTTCAGAAGGTCGAGCAGATCCACCCGACCGCCGCGCTCACGCTGGTCGGATCGGTCGGCGGTGCCCAGTCGTTCATCTCGACGCTCCGCGCCGAGGTCAACCTCTACGAGGCCCGACGCGGCGAGGGAATGAGCATCGACGCGCTGGCGACGCTGGCCGGTAACTTCGCCCGCGGCGGCCCGTTCTTCGCCATCCACCCGATTCTGGGCGGCGTCGACGAGGAGGGAAGCCACGTCTACAGCATCGACCCCGCAGGCGGCGTCATGGAAGACGACTACACCGTCACCGGGAGCGGGATGCAACTCGCCTACGGGCACTTAGAACAGGCCTACGAACCGGACATGTCCAACGAGGAAGCGAAGACGGTCGCCGCCCGCGGCATCAAGTCCGCCGTCGAGCGCGACACCGGCTCGGGCAACGGCGTCTTCCTCGCGGAGATCACCGACGAGGGCGTCGACATCCACGGCCACCACGACTTCGACGAGGTCCTCTAA
- a CDS encoding Gfo/Idh/MocA family protein, which translates to MIGDGIGVGIVGLGGMGNLHARSIRDLGADVVAGVDLVPEQRDRFAEEFGAQTYETHDELVVDDAVDAVIVTTPNRFHEPIAVAALEQGLDVLVEKPLAHTVESAERIAEAAARSDGICMVGFHNRHAASMAMFDEQHARGRFGDLTHVEADYVRRRGVPGPGSWFTDPELAGGGALLDIGVHALDLALYALDFPEITEVSGVARTTFGTDAEYADPDGFGDNWDAEAETYEVDDSVSAFIRTAEGQTISLEAAWATNREESMDFKVRGTQAGAQFDIGDTNLRLLEAGTAGCDHYADVNMTGDETLTGYGKQDEQFLETIAVGATPESNTVEEALTVQRVIDAIYRSSESGRATRLEESRISEAQLEQTTRLD; encoded by the coding sequence ATGATCGGCGACGGAATCGGTGTCGGCATCGTCGGCCTCGGTGGCATGGGCAATCTCCACGCACGAAGCATTCGCGACCTCGGCGCTGATGTCGTTGCGGGCGTCGACCTCGTCCCGGAGCAACGCGACCGCTTCGCCGAGGAGTTCGGCGCGCAGACCTACGAGACCCACGACGAACTCGTCGTCGACGACGCAGTCGACGCCGTCATCGTTACCACGCCCAACCGGTTCCACGAACCGATCGCCGTCGCTGCCCTCGAGCAGGGACTCGACGTCCTCGTCGAGAAGCCGCTCGCACACACCGTAGAGAGCGCGGAACGGATCGCCGAGGCGGCGGCCCGATCGGACGGCATCTGTATGGTCGGCTTTCACAACCGCCACGCCGCGTCGATGGCCATGTTCGACGAACAACACGCCCGCGGCCGCTTCGGCGACCTGACCCACGTCGAGGCCGACTACGTCCGCCGGCGCGGCGTCCCCGGTCCCGGCTCGTGGTTCACCGACCCCGAACTCGCCGGCGGCGGTGCCTTACTCGACATCGGCGTCCACGCGCTCGACCTCGCGCTCTACGCGCTCGACTTCCCCGAGATCACCGAAGTGTCGGGCGTCGCCCGGACGACGTTCGGTACCGACGCGGAGTACGCCGATCCCGACGGCTTCGGCGACAACTGGGACGCCGAAGCGGAGACCTACGAGGTCGACGACTCCGTCAGCGCCTTCATCCGCACGGCGGAGGGCCAGACGATTTCCCTCGAGGCCGCGTGGGCGACCAACCGCGAGGAGAGCATGGACTTCAAAGTCCGCGGCACGCAGGCGGGTGCCCAGTTCGATATCGGCGACACGAACCTGCGGCTTCTCGAGGCCGGCACGGCCGGCTGCGATCACTACGCCGATGTCAATATGACCGGCGACGAGACGCTGACCGGCTACGGGAAGCAAGACGAGCAGTTCCTCGAGACGATTGCCGTGGGTGCGACGCCGGAGTCGAACACGGTCGAAGAGGCCCTGACCGTCCAACGGGTCATCGACGCGATCTACCGCTCGAGCGAGTCCGGACGGGCGACCCGGCTCGAGGAGTCCCGGATCTCGGAGGCGCAACTCGAGCAGACGACGCGACTCGACTAG